From one Solanum stenotomum isolate F172 chromosome 12, ASM1918654v1, whole genome shotgun sequence genomic stretch:
- the LOC125848368 gene encoding F-box protein At5g49610-like — protein sequence MDHGKIPDLAARDNKIYVDLKDIIKENVLPFLPAKSVVKFRAVCRDWRFQISVPLFAHNQSLSCHSTSGIFIQIHRGSPSLIPIDANSCGVPDPILSFLPEPVDIKSSSNGLLCCRGREGDKVYYICNPFTKQWKELPKSNANHGSVPAIVLLFEPSLLNFVPEYKIVCAFPSTDLGKATEFDIYSSREGSWEIAREICFGDRTILPKSGVHVNGVIYWMTTDNILAFDLTKERSQLLQSYDTHGFLGTFSGKLCKVDVTGNIILLNILANTHSNTMQMGSQIKMWSEKQTVVLDSEIVGDVARNYSVLHVDSDIMVARCGGRTYSYDFKSCATKFLSSEVGIRRCFPYVNSLVSL from the coding sequence CTTGCTGCACGGGATAATAAGATTTATGTGGATTTAAAGGACATCATCAAGGAGAATGTCCTTCCCTTCCTTCCTGCCAAATCAGTTGTCAAATTCAGAGCTGTTTGCAGGGACTGGAGATTCCAGATTTCCGTTCCACTTTTTGCCCACAATCAGTCACTTTCTTGTCACAGTACATCAGGCATCTTTATCCAGATTCACAGGGGTTCTCCTTCTCTCATACCCATTGACGCAAACTCTTGTGGGGTGCCAGATCCAATTCTTAGCTTCTTGCCTGAGCCTGTTGACATTAAATCCTCCTCCAATGGACTGCTTTGTTGCCGAGGTCGTGAAGGGGACAAGGTCTACTACATATGTAATCCCTTTACTAAGCAGTGGAAGGAACTACCAAAATCAAATGCTAATCATGGATCAGTTCCAGCAATTGTGCTCTTATTTGAACCATCGTTGCTCAACTTTGTACCAGAGTACAAAATTGTATGTGCTTTTCCATCCACAGATCTTGGTAAGGCAACtgaatttgatatatattcCTCCAGAGAGGGTTCTTGGGAAATTGCTAGGGAGATATGCTTTGGAGATAGAACAATATTGCCAAAATCAGGGGTCCATGTGAATGGCGTTATTTACTGGATGACAACTGATAATATTCTTGCTTTTGATCTAACAAAGGAGAGGTCACAGCTCCTTCAAAGCTATGACACTCATGGCTTCTTGGGGACTTTTAGTGGAAAGCTCTGTAAGGTTGATGTCACTGGTAATATAATCTTGTTAAACATTTTGGCTAATACCCACTCAAATACAATGCAAATGGGAAGCCAAATCAAAATGTGGTCAGAGAAACAGACTGTTGTTCTTGACAGTGAAATTGTTGGGGATGTTGCAAGGAACTACTCAGTTTTACATGTTGACAGTGATATAATGGTGGCTCGTTGTGGAGGAAGAACGTACTCATACGATTTCAAGTCCTGTGCAACAAAATTTCTGAGCAGTGAAGTTGGAATTCGTCGATGCTTTCCATATGTAAACAGCCTAGTCTCCCTCTAA